The following proteins are co-located in the Methylomonas sp. 11b genome:
- a CDS encoding HDOD domain-containing protein, with protein MSEKTLSELIDEAITSGASALPVFPRAITELRLALQDENRSLDAIAKQLAMDASLASQILRVANSSFYAGLGSINTVKDALVRLGLPRIVQIATLVMQKGLFAAKDAATQQYMVKLWQHSVAVALGAEWLAKRLSFHTIAEEAFMAGLFHDIGELLLLRCLEDLAAKDPNLNLPANLQRELIIRQHESKGAWLLQEWNLPETYRTVAANHHQPATEHTGTVELLVRVADMVAYKLGIAPRPQPDLVISSSEEAGRLGLSEIMLAELEIALEDSLALSV; from the coding sequence ATGAGTGAAAAAACGCTTTCCGAATTAATAGACGAGGCCATTACCTCGGGGGCCAGCGCCTTGCCGGTATTTCCGCGGGCGATAACCGAGCTGCGTTTGGCCTTGCAAGACGAAAATAGATCGCTGGACGCGATTGCTAAACAATTGGCCATGGACGCCAGTTTGGCCAGCCAGATTTTGCGCGTTGCCAACTCGTCATTCTATGCAGGTTTGGGATCGATCAACACGGTCAAGGACGCTCTCGTCCGCTTGGGTTTGCCGCGCATCGTCCAGATTGCCACCTTGGTCATGCAGAAAGGCTTGTTCGCGGCAAAAGATGCCGCAACTCAGCAATACATGGTCAAACTTTGGCAGCATAGCGTCGCGGTAGCCTTGGGCGCCGAATGGCTGGCCAAGCGTTTGTCGTTCCACACGATAGCGGAAGAAGCCTTTATGGCCGGCCTGTTTCACGATATTGGCGAACTGTTGCTGCTGCGCTGCCTCGAAGATCTGGCGGCCAAGGACCCCAACCTAAATTTACCCGCCAATTTGCAACGAGAACTGATAATCCGCCAGCACGAGAGCAAAGGCGCATGGTTGCTGCAAGAATGGAATTTACCGGAAACCTATCGTACGGTTGCCGCCAACCATCATCAGCCGGCCACCGAACATACCGGCACGGTGGAATTGTTGGTGCGAGTAGCCGACATGGTGGCCTACAAGCTGGGTATTGCGCCTCGGCCGCAGCCCGATCTGGTGATCTCCAGCAGCGAGGAAGCCGGTCGGCTCGGCCTATCGGAGATTATGCTGGCCGAATTGGAAATTGCGCTGGAAGATTCGCTGGCCTTGTCTGTCTGA